The sequence CGCCCACCCGGCGCACAACGACACCCTGGGCTGGATGGACGTGAAGCGGACGCGGATTGGCAGCGCCACCTTCACGCAGTGACGGGTCGCGGTTGACGCGGCACGAGGGGCGGCGGGGGCCAGGGCCTTCCGCCGCCCACGGCCGTTTGTAGCACCCGGAGTCACAGCCCGGCCCGGGGTGTAACCCCCGGCGCTACCCGGCCCGTGGGTGGGCATCGCCCTTCCCTCCCCGGTTGCCCCGGCCACCGGGTGGCACCGGGGCTGCACGAGGGACGCCCCGTGGTGGCCCCTGGACCTCAACAGAAGCGAACACGAACCCGGGGCCCGGAGTTCCCAGTCCCGCCGAAGTCCCTGGTAGCTTCGCCGGGCGTGAGTCAGTCGCAGCCCATCCGATTCGGAAAGTACGAGCTCCTGGAGCGCCTGGGGACCGGCGGCATGGCCGTCGTGTACCGCGCGCTCTATACGGCGGCGCCCGGCGTCACCAAGCCCGTGGTCATCAAGCGCGTGCTGGGCACCTACGCGGAGGACCCGGCCTTCGTGGAGATGTTCCTCAACGAGGCGCGCATCTCCGTGGGGCTGAGTCACGGCAACATCGTGCAGGTGTTCGACTTCGGGAAGGTCGACGACGAGTACTACCTGGCGATGGAATTGGTGGACGGCAACACGCTGGGGCGGGTGCTCAAGGCCGCGAGGATGAAGGGCCTCACGAGCCTCCCCGCGCCGCTGGCGGTGGGCATCGCCCTGGAGATGTGCAAGGGCCTCCACCATGCGCACACGCGGCTGGATGGGCGCGGAGAGCCGCTCGGCGTGGTGCACCGGGACTTGTCTCCGGACAACGTCTTGATGAGCTACGAGGGCGAGGTGAAGCTCACCGACTTCGGCATCGCCAAGGCGCGGCTCGCGGGGCGGCCGGAGACGGAGGTGGGCATCGTCAAGGGCAAGTACCTCTACTTCTCGCCGGAGCAGGCGCGAGGTGAGGCGCTGGACGCGCGCTCCGACGTCTACACGGTGGGCACGGTGCTGTTTCAGATGCTCTGCGGCCAGCGCCCCGCGGAGGGCAGCGAGTTCGAGGTGATGCGCAAGATTTCCGAGGGCGAGCTCACGCCCGCGCTCTCCCTCAACCCCACGCTGGACACGGACCTGCAGAGCATCCTGAAGCTCGCGTTGGCCACGTCGCGTGAGAAGCGCTACCTGAGCGCGGAGGCACTGCAGCAGTCCCTGTCCGACTGGATGGGGTTCCGCGCGCCGCGCTTCCCCGCCAATGCGCGCAAGCACTTCATGGCGTGGCTGTTCCAGGAGGAGCTCGCCGCGCTGAAGCGCCCGGCGCAGGTTCCGGCGGACTTCCTGTCGCAGCTCCAGTCGTGGCGGGGCCGGGGCGCCACGCCGCTGGCTCAGGATGGTGCGGGCCGGGCGGAGACGCCGCTGAGCCCTCCCCGGATGTCGCCGATGGGGAGGCCCGCGCTCCCGGTGGATGGCGACTCCGCGACACGGCCCCTCGGAGATGCGCTGCCGCCCGGCGCCGCGAAGCGACCCATGGGTGATGCACCGCAGGCTGGCGCCGCGAAGCGACCCACGGGGGAGAGCGTACAGAACGGCGCCGCGAAGTCGGTGGATGAGGCCGGCACGAGCCCCACGCACGCGAGCCTGCGCTCCCGCTTCCGAGCGCGCATGCTGCGGCGCTCGGCGGTGGTGAAGGTGGTGCTGGCCGGGGCCACCGTGGGCGTCTTGAGCCTCGTGGGAACGGCGGTGTTCTGGATCTCCCACGCTCGCGCGGGCCGGGACGAGACCTCTGCCGCGACCACCACGCCGTCGAAGCCCGATGGCGTGACGAGCACGAGCGCAACGCCCGCCTCTGGTCCGCTTGCCGTCCAAGCGGCGCCCTCCTCGGGCACGCATGCCGCGGCGACTGGCGCCGAGCCGACTCCCACCAACGGGGCACCTGCGACAGTAACGGGCATCGGGCCGACGCCCACAAACGGCGCGCCTGCGACAGCAACAGGCACCGAGCAGATGCCCACCAACGGGGCATCTGCGACAACAACGGGCACCGAGCTGACGCCCACCAACGGGGCATCTGCGACAACAACGGGCACCGAGCTGACGCCCACCAACGGGGCACCCGCGACAGCAACGGGCACCGAGCCGATGCCCACCAACGGAGCGCCTGCGACAGCAACGGGCGTCGGGGCCAATCCCTCCGCTGGGTCGACAAGGGTCGCTGCCACAGGCACCGGAACCACACCCACCACCGCGACGGCTGCGACAGCGACAGGCACCGGGGCTAAGCCCACCAACGGGTCGCCGGTAGTGGCTGCCACGGGCACCGGGGCCACGCCCACCATCACGACAGCCTCGGGTACGTCAGCTCTTTCCACCGCCAACGCCCAGGGCCCCGAGGCCGCGAGCGAGCCCACCGCTCCCGACGCCCACTCCCCCGAGGAACAGGCGCGCCTGGCGCTCGAGAACGGCCTGTATTGGACCTCCCGCGCGGACGACAACCGGGCCATGGGCTGGTTC comes from Pyxidicoccus parkwaysis and encodes:
- a CDS encoding protein kinase domain-containing protein: MSQSQPIRFGKYELLERLGTGGMAVVYRALYTAAPGVTKPVVIKRVLGTYAEDPAFVEMFLNEARISVGLSHGNIVQVFDFGKVDDEYYLAMELVDGNTLGRVLKAARMKGLTSLPAPLAVGIALEMCKGLHHAHTRLDGRGEPLGVVHRDLSPDNVLMSYEGEVKLTDFGIAKARLAGRPETEVGIVKGKYLYFSPEQARGEALDARSDVYTVGTVLFQMLCGQRPAEGSEFEVMRKISEGELTPALSLNPTLDTDLQSILKLALATSREKRYLSAEALQQSLSDWMGFRAPRFPANARKHFMAWLFQEELAALKRPAQVPADFLSQLQSWRGRGATPLAQDGAGRAETPLSPPRMSPMGRPALPVDGDSATRPLGDALPPGAAKRPMGDAPQAGAAKRPTGESVQNGAAKSVDEAGTSPTHASLRSRFRARMLRRSAVVKVVLAGATVGVLSLVGTAVFWISHARAGRDETSAATTTPSKPDGVTSTSATPASGPLAVQAAPSSGTHAAATGAEPTPTNGAPATVTGIGPTPTNGAPATATGTEQMPTNGASATTTGTELTPTNGASATTTGTELTPTNGAPATATGTEPMPTNGAPATATGVGANPSAGSTRVAATGTGTTPTTATAATATGTGAKPTNGSPVVAATGTGATPTITTASGTSALSTANAQGPEAASEPTAPDAHSPEEQARLALENGLYWTSRADDNRAMGWFQKCVRIDPSQPRCHLELARIYSRRGAIRDAMKHFTHHLALEPDGPSADEARRYLKLYATSARP